The following is a genomic window from Eubalaena glacialis isolate mEubGla1 chromosome 18, mEubGla1.1.hap2.+ XY, whole genome shotgun sequence.
CAGCCAGGCAGACAGCGCTGTACTGGAAAGGGCTGGGGGGCCTGGGGCAATGAGGCCCCCCAGAATCAGGCACTAACTAGTACAGGAAGTGGGGTGCTCGTGCCCCGCAGCAGGGAGCCGGGGTGCAGCTGGGATGGGGAAAGTGCGTTGCCCTCCTCCACTGGGCTAAGCTGGGGGGAGGAGGTGCAGGCAGAAGGTGCGCAGACAAGCTTGAACCCCACAGCAGATGTCACGGAGATTTCCACCGCCCCCGCCTCTTCCGTGTagggaaacttttcctccttttgtGTGGTGGGGAGTCATGcggagggagtggggtggggggcggccggGGGGCCCCCTCCTCGCTCCTAGGGGCAATGATCACCCCCCTGGCTGCCACCACAGCCCCGTCCACAACAGCAGCCACCACGGACACAGGCTCTGGGGTGACCTCcaccttgggggaggggggggacaaGACAGGCCTGGgcggtggaggtgggggagggggcgggggcagtgGGTCAGCAGGGCTTCCGGGCAGAAGGGGCAGCAGGGCGCTGAGGGCCTCGCTCAGTTGGGCCAGTCCCTGGCGGAGGGTGCCGGCCAGCTCCCGGATGGCGTTGGCAGTCTCCTGCTGGGCCCGCAGGAAGTCCAGGGAGGGGTCTGGGGCCGAGGGTGGAGgcagtggaggggagggggagctggaGGGCGAGGGTGCCACTTGGACCTGCTGCGGTGGCTCGGGGGGTGGTGGCAGCggaggggctggggggggtgGAGACAAGGCCAGGCGGGGCAGCTGGATGGTCTGCAGGGCCGGAGGGGGCGGGGACTCACGCTCCTTGGGTGCCTGGCAGCCCCCTTCCTGAGGATTGCAGGAGGGTCTGGCCCAAGGCTCCGGGCTGCTAGAGCCCCCCTTGCTGTGGGCTGGTGTATCTGTGGAGAGAGAGATGTAGGTAAGATGTGGGGGACCCCTAACGCTGTCATGATTTCCCTTTCCCACCTCCCACGGACCCTGGACCCAGAGGCATCCTTTTCAAACCTAAGTCAGGTCATGCCTTGGAGCAGAAGCCCCATGACCCAGGGGAGAGAGACAATATATTTAACAATAATTTGGTGGCCGATACCAGCCTTAATGGAACAGGGTCCTGGAGGTCCCCTGCCGAGCCAAGCAGCTCTAATCTCATTCAGTGTAAAAGCCAACATGCTAGAAGGCTCTGAACCATCCagacccgccccccgccccccttcaGGCAGCACTGCTGGATCCTGGGGAGGCCCCAGGGGAGGAGGGCCTGGAAAAGAGGTGGGGTGGCTGGAGTAGGAGAGGGGGGAACTTCTGGAGGCGGGGAGCAGGGGGCTCTCTCCAATCAGGATGGCAGGATTTCAGTCTCAACT
Proteins encoded in this region:
- the MYPOP gene encoding myb-related transcription factor, partner of profilin → MASAAAGEAEETTRLRKPRFSFEENQILIREVRAHYPQLYGAQSRRVSVAERRRVWDGIAAKINGITSWKRTGQEVQKRWNDFKRRTKEKLARVPHSTQGTGPAAEDAFSAEEETIFAILGPGVAGPGAGAGAEQPSAAASSQPPAPSACTQRCVLSEDRREDRRADTPAHSKGGSSSPEPWARPSCNPQEGGCQAPKERESPPPPALQTIQLPRLALSPPPPAPPLPPPPEPPQQVQVAPSPSSSPSPPLPPPSAPDPSLDFLRAQQETANAIRELAGTLRQGLAQLSEALSALLPLLPGSPADPLPPPPPPPPPPRPVLSPPSPKVEVTPEPVSVVAAVVDGAVVAARGVIIAPRSEEGAPRPPPTPLPPHDSPPHKRRKSFPTRKRRGRWKSP